caattttgtaaactaacacATAATTTAATCCAATATTTTGTGGCTTTATATCACAATGTAAAATCCACTCCAAGCATTCTTCATGTAGATATGCTAAAACTCTTGCTATTGCTAAAGCAATTTTGTACCATTTACTCCAATCAAGTTTATTAGATGACAAATTGTCAGCTAAAGAACCATTTTCCATGTATTCATAAACCAATAATCTATATTTTCCCTCAGCACAGTATCCCcacatttcaatcaaattcatgtgATTAAGCCTTCCAATGATGCCTACTTCAGCGAGAAACTCGCCTTCTCCTCCTTGTTGAGCATTGTAAAGTCTCTTTATTGCAGCATGTCTTTCATCAGATAATATGCCTTTGTAAACAACCCCTCCTCCGCCTCTTCCGATCTCTTGACTGAACCCTTTTGTTGCTTTCTTTAGCTCCAAGTAACTGAATTTTCGGAACCCAATATCCGCTAGATGGTAGCCCTGTTGGTCTGCATTAGTATTTTGGTGCGTCCTTAATAGGGAGCACCAAATGACAAAAATGAAGACCACCTCGAAAGCTCCAATCGCAGTgacaaaccataaaaaaaacttcacaaaaTGACTCTCGCTTGAACTAACGAAAACTCTTTGAAGTTTCACTTGACAAATATGGTCACCCGGAGTGGAAGTTTCTTGTTTCGAAAAGTTATTACCTTTAGGCAATCTCAAGTATGTTGTTCCTACAAAGAATGGCGAATGCCTTCCATTTCtcaattgtgtttttgtataaCACTTATAAAAGCCTTTTCCCGATCCAAAACCGTGCTGAAATCCTTTACAATTACAATCTTGTAAGCATAATTTCTCACAAGAACTATAGTTACTAACTTCAACATAGTGAATGTCATACCCATAAAACTCAACATTTACCATCCCTAAAAAGGTAGACTCGCTTCTATTGCAAGTAAAATCGAACATAGGTTCGCAACCATAAGACCAATCACTATGATTCTTGACTCTATAACCTGGAATACAAGAACATTTTCTTCCATGCTTAGGATTATAACTACATGTACTATTATCTCCACAAATCCCATGAGCTATACAAGCACCATAAATTGCTTGCCAGGAAACATACCAATTTTGCGACACATTAGTTCGGCTATATACTCTAACATTACCATCAGGATCCATTTTCATTCTTCTTGGTAGAATTGTTCCATAATCAGAAGTTATAAAAGTTAAATTATCTGATGAAAGGAAATTACCGAAATAGTCCAAGATTGCAATTCTGCTACCATTGAAACTAGCCCTGCCGGTTTGCGAAATTAGCAGCCAAGGTTTTGGCCAATAAGAGCTAGAAATATCCGGGCCATCATAACGAAGA
This genomic interval from Trifolium pratense cultivar HEN17-A07 linkage group LG6, ARS_RC_1.1, whole genome shotgun sequence contains the following:
- the LOC123892344 gene encoding putative receptor protein kinase ZmPK1 is translated as YPRLINVLVLRYDGPDISSSYWPKPWLLISQTGRASFNGSRIAILDYFGNFLSSDNLTFITSDYGTILPRRMKMDPDGNVRVYSRTNVSQNWYVSWQAIYGACIAHGICGDNSTCSYNPKHGRKCSCIPGYRVKNHSDWSYGCEPMFDFTCNRSESTFLGMVNVEFYGYDIHYVEVSNYSSCEKLCLQDCNCKGFQHGFGSGKGFYKCYTKTQLRNGRHSPFFVGTTYLRLPKGNNFSKQETSTPGDHICQVKLQRVFVSSSESHFVKFFLWFVTAIGAFEVVFIFVIWCSLLRTHQNTNADQQGYHLADIGFRKFSYLELKKATKGFSQEIGRGGGGVVYKGILSDERHAAIKRLYNAQQGGEGEFLAEVGIIGRLNHMNLIEMWGYCAEGKYRLLVYEYMENGSLADNLSSNKLDWSKWYKIALAIARVLAYLHEECLEWILHCDIKPQNIGLNYVLVYKIVLH